DNA sequence from the bacterium genome:
CATCAGCCCAGCTTGTAGCAAAAGAGGGAGATTATGGTCATATCAAGCTTCCATCAGGCGAGATAAGGAAAATTAGCCTTAATTGTAGGGCAGTTATAGGAAGGGTTGGAAACTTTGATTGGGAAAATGTTTCTTTTGGAAAAGCCGGAAGAAAAAGATATATGGGGAGAAGACCTCAAACAAGGGGTGTGGCTATGAATCCACATGACCATCCATTGGGTGGAGGAGAGGGAAAGACATCGGGTGGCAGGCATCCTGTAAGCCCTTGGGGAAAGCCAACAAAAGGGAAAAAGACAAGAAGGAAAGACAAGGAATCTAATAAGTTTATCATCAAAAGGAGGAAGTAATGAGCAGGTCGGTAAAAAAGGGTCCATATATTTATGAAAAATTGCTTGAGAAGATTAAAAAGATGGGGGCTGATAAAAAGCCTATTAAAACATGGGCAAGAAGCTCAGTTATACCCCCTGATTTTGTAGGCTATACATTTTTAGTCCACAATGGAAAGAAATTTTTGCCTATCTATATCACAGAGAATATGGTTGGCCATAAGCTTGGCGAATTCTCTCCGACAAGAACATTTCGTGGCCACGGCGAACATACCAAGCGTTCAATAGCAAAAACATAATACCCTTTCTATATCAGAATAATCATTGATAATTCTTTTAAGGGAAAAATTATGATTTTTTGCTATCTCTAAAACAGCTTCCTTCTTTCCCTGTCCAATTTCAAGGATTAAAAGCCCATCTTTAGCAAGTAAATTGCCTGCTTCCTTAAATATCCCTGGATAAAAATCCAATCCAGAATGTCCTCCGTCAAGGGCTATTTTTGGCTCATATTTTAAAACAAGGTTTGTCTCTACATATGGTGGATTAGAGACAATAATATCAAATTTTCCCTTTATTGCACTTAAAAGGTAGGCACATACAAAATATAGAAAAATATTGTGCATCTTTGCATTCATTTTGGAAACAAGGAGGGCTTTTTCTGATATATCCGTTGCAAGGACATAAGAGCCTGGAAGAAATTTTTTTATAGATATGGCAATTGCACCAGAGCCACATCCTATATCAATTATTCTTGGATTTTTTATCTTTTCTGCCTCTTTTATTGCTTCCTCTACTAATATCTCTGTTTCTTTCCTTGGGATTAAAACATCATCTGTTATCTTAAATAAAAAACCCATAAATTCTGTCATACCTGTTAAATATTCCAAGGGAACCCCCCTTTTTCTTTCCAAAACCAATTTCTCAAAGCAAGAGACCTCATCTTCTTTTAGCTCATAATTTGGGTTTTTATACAGCTCAATTATTTCTTTTTTTAGAATAGAAGAAAGGAGAATTTCTGGCTCAAGGCTATTGAGGGCAAGCCTTCCTTTAAGCAGAGCCTCTTGTATCTTCATTCTTAAGCCTCATAGAGAGGGCTTTTGAAACACCTGGTGTCTCCATTGTTATCCCATAGATTGTGTCAGCTATTTCTATTGTCCTTTTATTATGGGTTATTATAAGGAATTGGGTATCATTTGAGAACAGCTTAATAAGGCTTACAAACCTCTTAATATTTGCCTCATCCAAAGAGGCATCAGCCTCATCAAGAAAGCAAAATGGTGCTGGTTTTACCATAAATAGGGAGAACAAAAAAACAATGGCAAGCAATGTTTTTTCTCCAGAAGATAACAAAAGAAGCCCCTTTTTCTTCTTTCCGTGTAGCGCTATTTCTATATCTATCTTTCCATTGTTCATAACAATTTCTGCACCTCCTTTGCCAAATATCTTTAAAAAAATAGATGAAAAATTATCATTTGCCTTTTTAAATGTCTCACCAAAGACCTCTTTTGCCTTTTTGTCAAGGTCATCTATAAGACAATAGAGGTCATCCTTTGCCTTATTTAGGTCAGAAAGCTCTTGTTCATAAAAATAAAGCCTCTCCTTTATTTTATCATACTCAGAAGCAGATGAAAGATTTACATCACAATAACGAATAAGCTCTTTTTCTATTTTCTCTGCCCTTTGTTTGTCAAGGCTGTTTGTTGTGCTTTTTATTTTTTCTCCATATTCAGAGACAATGGAATTTATCCTTTCATTAAGAAGGGAGACAGAAACAAAAATATCTTTTATTTCTTTATTATGCTCCTCCCTTATTCTATAAATGCTATTAACCCTTTCTTCTAGTTGCAAAATGTTTTTTTCTTCTTCTAAGATAAAAGATGATGCTTGTGATTTTGTCTTTTCAATGCCTGCTTCGTTATCAAGAATCAAAGAAAGGGCTTTTTTATCTTCCTGCAACCCCTTTTCAATAAGGTTTTGCTCTTTTTCTTTTTCCTTTACCTCTTTTATAATGGTTTCTTTTTCATAAGATATTCCTTCAATTTCTGCTTTCTGTTTCTTTTCCCTTTCCAAAAGAATGGTTAGTTTATCCCTTTGTAATTCCATTTTTCTCTCTCTATCCATCAAGTCTTTTAGCTCTGCCTTTATTTCATTTAGCCTTTCCTCTAGCAATTTTACATTTTTATTTTCTTCTTCGATGACAAGAGATGCTATTTCTTTATATAGCTCATCCTCCCTCTCTTTAAAGAAAAGAGCCTCGTCCTTTAATCTTTGTATTTTTAAGGACAGGGCATCTTCATCCCTCTTTTTTCCTTCCTCCTCTTGCAATAACCTTTTAAGGCAATCCTCATCTTTTAAAAGCAATTTCTCGCTATTTTCCAATTCTTTAATAATAGCCATTTTTTCTTTTTCCTCTTTCTCTCTTTTTTTCTCTAATTCTTTTAACCCTTCTTCTAGCTCAATTAAACGCCTTTTTAAAGAATTTAGCTCTTTTTTCCTTGATAATAAGCCCATCTCGTCACCTATCTCAATTATTCCATTTTCTACCCTTGTGCCATCAATTGTAACCGTTTTCCATCCAAGAGAAGAAAACCTTAAGGCTGTTTCAATATCCTTTACAATCAAAAGATTGGAGAATAGCCAATTTATGCCTTCATCCTTTACCTTAATAAGGTCAGAGGTTCTTCCAATTACAGAAGAAGACAAAGGAGGCTCTTTTTCTTTTATTTTTTTGCCTTCTTTTAAGACAATAAATATCCTTCCTAGATTAAGTTTCTTTGCATGGGAGATTAGCCATTTTATCTCATCCTCTTTTGCTACTATGGACCAAAGCCTATCAGCCAAAAATCCATCTATTGCCTTTGCAAATTCATCCTTTGCCTCTATCATTTTCTCCAGAATAGATGCTTCTTTGACAATCCCATCCCTTATAAGCCTTTCTACTGCCTTTTTTTCAAGGGGAAGGCTTGAGATAGAAGAAATCTTATGCTTGCAAGATGTCTCTTCTTCTTTCATCTCATTAATCATTTTATTTGTCTTTGCCCCTTGCTCTAAAATATCATTTTCTCTTTCTTTAAGATTATTAAAATTCTTTCTTTCCCCCTCTATTTTTTCCTTAATGCTTTGTATTTGTTCTGATAGCTCCTTCTTCTTTAAAACTATTTCCAGCCTTTCCTTATCCAGCCTCTCTCCCTCCTCCTTTAGCCTTTTTGTTCTATTTTTGATATTTCCAATTTCCCTTTCTCCCTCCTCCCTTTTTCCCTTTATCCCTGCCTTTCTGCTTAAGTTATCAATAAGCTCATTTTTTATTTCCTCCTCAATTTCTTGCATCTTTTTTATTTTTTCTTTTATTTCTAAATTTTCTTCTAATAAACCAATAGCCCCTCTTTCAGCCTTAATGTTGGAAAGCTCATTTTTTAAATTTTTTTCTTTTGTTAAAAGAAATACCCCTTTTTCTTTGAGGCTGGAGATTATCTGCGAAAGAAAGATAAGTCTTTCTTCTTTTCTTACTATTTCCTCCCTTAACCCCTCCTTCTTTTCCCTTATTTTAAAAAGCATATTATCTTTTTCCTTTAATCCGCTTACGAGGGTTGTAAATTTTTCCCTTTTTTTCTTTAATATACCCTCATTTTTTATAATTTCATTGTCTATTTCTCTCTCTTCCTTCTCCTTTAAGGCCAATTCTTCTTTTTTTCTGTTATATTCCTCCAATAGGGTATGATATTTATAAATATTAAGCTCATCCTTTAGCCTCTTATACCTCTTTGCCTTTGACGCCTGGTATTTTAAACCATCTCCCTGCCTTTTAAGCTCTGCCATAATATCGCTTAGCCTTGTAATATTCTCTAATGTTTTTCTTAAATTTCCCAATACCTCTTCCTTTTTTACCCTATAGCCTGCAATTGCTGATGCCTCTTCAAAAAGACCCAATCTTTCATCAGGGCTTTTTAGTAGTAGCTCTATTTTTTCCTGTGTCATTAAGAAATAGCCATCCTGGGAAAGGCCTGTATCTAATAACAATTCATTTATATCCTTGAGTCTACAGGGTTTTTGATTGAGCATATATACAGATTCTCCTTGAGGAAATACCCTTCTTGTAATCTTTACATCAGAAAAAGGGGCTTTAAGGAGGTTGTTGCTATTATCTAATAAAATAGAAACCTCTGCCATGCTTGTTGGTTTTTCTTTCTCTCCGCCGTGAAAGATAAGGTCTGGCATAGATTTTGCCCTAAGAAGATGGGGATTTTGCTCACCCAATACCCACCTTATAGCATCACAAATATTGCTCTTTCCGCAACCATTTGGTCCAACAAAGAGTGTCAAAGGTCTATCAAAGGTAAATTTCTCCCTTTTAAATGACTTAAACCCTATAAGCTCAAGAGAAGAGAAAAACATAGGGGTATTATAAAAAGTTAAAAGTCAAAAGTCAAAAGTCAAAAATAAATATCAAACTCAAAAATCATTGTTACTATTCATAACAAGTCAGTGATTAGTGGCCACTTTTTCTCTATTGACCTGTTTTTCTTGCAGGGTAAATAGTTACATAAAATTCTAAAAAAGGCAATATGTTGCTTGTGTCCTATCAGAAAGAGCGGGTTTTTTCCAAAAGCCTCAATGTAGGCTCTGGGATTTTTCCAAATCTATCTTTTATCTCATCCTTTAGCTTATCTTTTGAATAACCAGAGGAAAGCCTTTTGTAAATGTTAAATCTTTCGGCTTCATCAGGAATATAATCCTCTGGAATAAAGGCGTTTTCTGGAATATCAATAGGGGTTATAACCTTTTCGCTTGTCTTTATTCCCTTTATTTTAGCTACAGCCTCAGAGAGAAGCCTTGTGTAAAGGGAAAGGCCAACAGATTGGATATTTCCACTTTGCTCCTTTCCCAATATATTCCCAGCACCTCTTATCTCAAGGTCTGATAGGGCAAGGGAAAGGGAAGAACCCAAAGAAAAGAATTTCTGAATGGCAAGTAATCTTTGTTTTTCTTTTTCTTTTAGCTTTTTATTAGGATATAAAAGATAGCAATATGCCCTTTCGTTCCTTCTTCCAACCCTTCCCCTTAACTGGTATATATCAGCAAGACCAAATTCCTGTGCATTGTTTATTATTATTGTATTTGCAGATGGAATGTCCAAGCCAGATGCTATTATGGATGTTGAAAGAAGGATGTTAATTTTTCTATCAAGGAATTGTATCATTGTTTCCTCAAGGTCTTTCTCCTTAAGCCTTCCATGCGCTATGCCAATTTCTATTTTTGGGATAAGGGCTTTTATGTAATCTGCCATTTCTTCTATTGTTTCAATAGAATTGTGGACAAAAAATACCTGACCACCCCTTTCTACCTCTTTTAATATTGCCCTTTCTATAACCTCTGGGCTAAACTTTTCTATATGGGTTATAATCTCCTGCCTTCCAATGGGTGGTGTATTTATTATGCTTACAGGGATAATATTTGATATGCCAAAATACAATGTCCTTGGAATGGGCGTTGCAGAAATATATAGGCAATCAATGTTCTTTTTAAATTCCTTTAGTTTTTCCTTTTGTACTACACCAAATCTTTGTTCCTCATCAATTATCAAAAGCCCAAGGTTCTTGAATGATATATCCTTTTGAATTAGCCTATGTGTTCCAATGACAATATCTATAGAGCCATTCTTTAATCCTTCTATTATTTCTTTTTCACTTTTCTTTTTAAACCTTGAAAGAAGCCCTATATTTATGGGAAATCCTTCTAGCCTTTGACAAAATGTATTGTAATGCTGATGAGCAAGGATTGTTGTTGGGGCTAATATTGCAACCTGAAATCCATCCATTACAGCCTTAAATCCTGTCCTTAAAGCAATTTCTGTTTTCCCAAATCCCACATCACCAACAAGAAGCCTATCCATAGGCTTATTGCTTTCCATATCTTCCTTTATTTCCTTTATTGCCTTTATCTGGTCTGGCGTTTCTTGGTGTATAAACCCTGTCTCAAGCTGGTTTTGCCAAAGCGTATCACAAGAAAACCTATGTCCTAAAAATGCTTTTCTCTCTGCATAGATAGAAAGGAGCTTTTTTGCATATTCCAAAGCATCTTCAGAAACCTTCTTCTTTGTCCTTTCCCATATTCCATCGCCAAGCCTGTTTATTACAGGATTAGAAGGTCCGATGTATTTCTCAACAAGGTCTATCCTCTCACAAGGGATATATAATTTATCATTATCCTTGTATTCAAGCAGGATAAAATCCCTTATTCTTCCACAGGAATTAAGGCTTTTTATACCCAAATACCTTCCAATTCCATAGTTTATGTGAACAGCGTAATTTCCTATTTTAAGCTCTGAAATGGAAGAAATTGGGTTTATCCTTCTAATTTTTCTTGGGATAAATTGTGGCTTTCCAAATATCTCATTGTGTGTAAGGACAATTGTTCTATCAAAGGAAAAACCGGCTGATATGGGAGCAATAACAACACTGATCCTAGATCCTAGACTCCCGACTCCAGACTCCATAAGCAAATCTTTCATTCTTTCGGTTTGTCCCTGATAGCCACAACAAATAATTATTCTTTTTCCCTCTTTGCCCCAAGATTTTACAGATGAAATGAATTGCTCTATTGAATTAAAAGAT
Encoded proteins:
- the rpsS gene encoding 30S ribosomal protein S19 codes for the protein MSRSVKKGPYIYEKLLEKIKKMGADKKPIKTWARSSVIPPDFVGYTFLVHNGKKFLPIYITENMVGHKLGEFSPTRTFRGHGEHTKRSIAKT
- the prmC gene encoding peptide chain release factor N(5)-glutamine methyltransferase, which gives rise to MKIQEALLKGRLALNSLEPEILLSSILKKEIIELYKNPNYELKEDEVSCFEKLVLERKRGVPLEYLTGMTEFMGFLFKITDDVLIPRKETEILVEEAIKEAEKIKNPRIIDIGCGSGAIAISIKKFLPGSYVLATDISEKALLVSKMNAKMHNIFLYFVCAYLLSAIKGKFDIIVSNPPYVETNLVLKYEPKIALDGGHSGLDFYPGIFKEAGNLLAKDGLLILEIGQGKKEAVLEIAKNHNFSLKRIINDYSDIERVLCFCY
- the smc gene encoding chromosome segregation protein SMC: MFFSSLELIGFKSFKREKFTFDRPLTLFVGPNGCGKSNICDAIRWVLGEQNPHLLRAKSMPDLIFHGGEKEKPTSMAEVSILLDNSNNLLKAPFSDVKITRRVFPQGESVYMLNQKPCRLKDINELLLDTGLSQDGYFLMTQEKIELLLKSPDERLGLFEEASAIAGYRVKKEEVLGNLRKTLENITRLSDIMAELKRQGDGLKYQASKAKRYKRLKDELNIYKYHTLLEEYNRKKEELALKEKEEREIDNEIIKNEGILKKKREKFTTLVSGLKEKDNMLFKIREKKEGLREEIVRKEERLIFLSQIISSLKEKGVFLLTKEKNLKNELSNIKAERGAIGLLEENLEIKEKIKKMQEIEEEIKNELIDNLSRKAGIKGKREEGEREIGNIKNRTKRLKEEGERLDKERLEIVLKKKELSEQIQSIKEKIEGERKNFNNLKERENDILEQGAKTNKMINEMKEEETSCKHKISSISSLPLEKKAVERLIRDGIVKEASILEKMIEAKDEFAKAIDGFLADRLWSIVAKEDEIKWLISHAKKLNLGRIFIVLKEGKKIKEKEPPLSSSVIGRTSDLIKVKDEGINWLFSNLLIVKDIETALRFSSLGWKTVTIDGTRVENGIIEIGDEMGLLSRKKELNSLKRRLIELEEGLKELEKKREKEEKEKMAIIKELENSEKLLLKDEDCLKRLLQEEEGKKRDEDALSLKIQRLKDEALFFKEREDELYKEIASLVIEEENKNVKLLEERLNEIKAELKDLMDRERKMELQRDKLTILLEREKKQKAEIEGISYEKETIIKEVKEKEKEQNLIEKGLQEDKKALSLILDNEAGIEKTKSQASSFILEEEKNILQLEERVNSIYRIREEHNKEIKDIFVSVSLLNERINSIVSEYGEKIKSTTNSLDKQRAEKIEKELIRYCDVNLSSASEYDKIKERLYFYEQELSDLNKAKDDLYCLIDDLDKKAKEVFGETFKKANDNFSSIFLKIFGKGGAEIVMNNGKIDIEIALHGKKKKGLLLLSSGEKTLLAIVFLFSLFMVKPAPFCFLDEADASLDEANIKRFVSLIKLFSNDTQFLIITHNKRTIEIADTIYGITMETPGVSKALSMRLKNEDTRGSA
- the mfd gene encoding transcription-repair coupling factor — its product is MENSLKCPLSFLLSSFKAPQKENITGIPQNIKPLVIASLLKDKKKALIVTKDSLAERLKMDISYFIPDTYLFLPEDETAEAISDAREILKRLKEKKRTILIMGVQSILKPVSSIDALDKEEIYLSLSEEIGFTKTIDALNKIGYTRIKRCEEKGEIAIRGGILDIWPINYDYPLRIEFDGDKIFSLRLFDPISQISFKNKDKAIISPCFSERLGSIFDYLENNLIALDEEDALKEDVENEGFLWEDIRKRIKNPYSLTSFGEAQFKISQPPSFNSIEQFISSVKSWGKEGKRIIICCGYQGQTERMKDLLMESGVGSLGSRISVVIAPISAGFSFDRTIVLTHNEIFGKPQFIPRKIRRINPISSISELKIGNYAVHINYGIGRYLGIKSLNSCGRIRDFILLEYKDNDKLYIPCERIDLVEKYIGPSNPVINRLGDGIWERTKKKVSEDALEYAKKLLSIYAERKAFLGHRFSCDTLWQNQLETGFIHQETPDQIKAIKEIKEDMESNKPMDRLLVGDVGFGKTEIALRTGFKAVMDGFQVAILAPTTILAHQHYNTFCQRLEGFPINIGLLSRFKKKSEKEIIEGLKNGSIDIVIGTHRLIQKDISFKNLGLLIIDEEQRFGVVQKEKLKEFKKNIDCLYISATPIPRTLYFGISNIIPVSIINTPPIGRQEIITHIEKFSPEVIERAILKEVERGGQVFFVHNSIETIEEMADYIKALIPKIEIGIAHGRLKEKDLEETMIQFLDRKINILLSTSIIASGLDIPSANTIIINNAQEFGLADIYQLRGRVGRRNERAYCYLLYPNKKLKEKEKQRLLAIQKFFSLGSSLSLALSDLEIRGAGNILGKEQSGNIQSVGLSLYTRLLSEAVAKIKGIKTSEKVITPIDIPENAFIPEDYIPDEAERFNIYKRLSSGYSKDKLKDEIKDRFGKIPEPTLRLLEKTRSF